Below is a genomic region from Staphylococcus carnosus.
CTTAATTGATATTCTCTCAATTGTATTTATCCTCTTGTGCATTTCATCCCCAAATATCATATTTGATATTGGTTTTCAATTTTCTTTCTTAATAACATTCTTTATCCTTATTTCATCACCAATTTTAAAGTCTTTAAAAAGTATACAGTCTGTTTTAGCTATTACTTTTATTTCGCAAGTTTCATCTTTTGTTATTAGTGCTTATTATTTTAATCAAATTCAATGGATTGGCTTTTTTTCAAACCTGCTATTTATACCATACTATTCTTTAATACTGTTTCCTCTCGCAATTTTCACTTATCTCTACATTCAATTATTCACCACAAATCACTTTCTTATAAGTTTAATTAATTTCTTTTATTCGTTACACGATCAATATTTAATAAAAATGTTCAAGTATTTTGAGCAGTTGCGTTGGTTTATTGGTGAACTAAATCATGTTTACGTAACTTATATGGTAATTTGGATAATAATTATTGCTTTATTTACTAACAACTTTATCAAAAGTTCTATTATAATTTTTATTATAGGTAGTATTTTAATTACAAAATTAACGACTCAGCCACAAACTAGATTTACAGCATTAAATGTTGGCCAAGGAGATTCTTTTCTTTTTGAAACTAATAATAAACATCGTATTTTAATTGATACTGGTGGGAAAGCTGACAAAGAAGGAGATATTTTTGAATTTGGTAAAGATAAAGAAAAAAATTCTAATTCTATAAGTAAATATCATATTATGCCCACTTTAAAAAAGAGGGGAATTAGTAATTTGGATTATATTATTATTACTCATCCACATGCAGATCATATTGGTGAACTAGAATATTTAATCAATCACATCAAAATCAAAAATATTATTGTAAATTTACAAAGCTATAATAATAAATTGTTATATTCACTTAAAGATATCTGTGATAAAAATCATATCAAATTACTAAATTCTTCCGACATCAACCAAATTACAATCGATGATAATAAAATTCAATTTCTAGATACTTCTTTTAATGAAAGTAAAGATATTTAAATGACCATTCAATTATGGCAATCATTAAAACACGTAAATATAATATACTAACCACTGGTGATGCAACTGTTAAAAATGAATCAAAATTATTAGCTAATTACTTAATTCCTAGAATTGATATTTTGAAAGTAGGCCATCATGGCAGTAAAACAAGTTCTAGTGAAAAGTTTATAAATAGTATCCATCCTCATTATAGCGTTATTTCGAGTGGTAAAAACAACGCATATAAACTTCCAAATAAAGAAGTAATAGGCCGTCTAAATAAAGTAAATTCTCAAATATATAATACTCAAAAAAATGGACAGATAACATTTAATCTAGATGATGAAATACAAGTATTAACAGAACAATAATAAATCATAGTGTGAATATTCTTTCGTAAATGCTATAATTTTAAAGTATGTAATTTGTTGAGAGGTGCTATTTGTGAAAGAAAACATCATTACAATATATGGAGAAGTACCTGAGCTAATCGAAAAAAAATCAAAAGAAATAGTGGATTCTTATTTACAAGAACCCAAGGATGATTTTAATTTTGTTAGCTTTGACCTAGCAGAAACAGAAATCAATATTTGTATTGAAGAAATTCTCACTCTTCCTTTTTTCTCTGATAAAAAAGTCGTTGTTATAAAAAATGCATATTTATTCACTGGAGAAAAAGGACCAAAAGATCTTAACCAAAATACGGACCAATTATTGGAATTTATTCAAAAATACGATGGCCAAACTTTAGTTGTATTTGAAGTTTATAATCCAAAATTGGATGAGCGAAAAAAATTAGTTAAAACTTTAAAAAAAGAAACTAAACTTATTAAAATTGAACAAATGTCTGAAGATGAAATAAAGAATTGGGTTAAAAATGAACTCAATCAACAATACAAAGATATAAAACAAGATGCTTTAAACCTTTTTATTGAACTGACTGGTATTAATTTTAATTTAATTAAACAAGAACTTGAAAAAATGGTTTTATTTTTAGGAGATCGACCTACGATTGTAAAACAAGATGTGGAGACAATAGTTAATAGAAGTTTAGAACAAAATGTGTTTTTATTAACTGATTACATTCAAAAAGGGCAAAAATCAGAAGCCATTAATTTAGTTAATGACTTAATTATTATGAAAGAAGAACCTATCAAATTGTTGGCCTTAATTACAAGCAATTTCAGATTGTATTATCAATGTAAAATCCTAGCAAATAAAGGTTATAGTCAACAGCAAATTGCTAAAACAGTCGGGGCGCATCCATTTCGTGTTAAGCTTGCCCTTAGAACATCTCGTCAATATGAATTAAGGCAATTAATGAGTATAATAAATGCCTGTGCTGAGACTGATTACAAACTTAAGTCTTCATATATGGATAAACAACTGATTTTAGAATTATTTATCTTATCAATATAAAAAAAGTTCAAGCGATTGCTTGAACTTTTTCATTATTTGTCTGCGCTCATTAATTGTGATTTAATGCGGTCAGCTTTGTTATTGTGGATTAAGTTAGCTTGAGCTGTTTTATCTACTTTCTTAACAGCAACACGTACTAATTCTTGTTTGTTATCAGCATTTTCAGCGATAGCTGCTTTTGCATGTTTCACTGCTGAACGCATGTCATTTTTTTGAGAAATATTTCTTGCTTCAGCTGTTTCATTTGTTCTTACACGTTTAATAGCAGATTTAATATTTGGCATTGAATGTCACCTCCTAAAAGTGATCTATGCTCATCAAATAAATATTTGATTACAACAAGAAATATTTTATCAAATGTACTATTAAACTGCAATCATTTATTTTAACTATGGGTTTCAAGATGACGTAATTTAAAGTAAAATAGAGACTAATGATGGCAATTCTTAATAGATTAAGATAAGTTGCATTAAATACGTAAACACGTTATTATATCAAAGATATCATACATAACGGTCTATTGAATAATACGAAAGTGAGTAGATAGAATGAACAATGAAGAACGTTTAGAACGTCAAAAAAATATACGAAATTTTTCTATCATTGCACATATTGACCACGGAAAGTCGACATTGGCTGATAGAATTTTAGAAAATACAAAAAGTGTAGAAACTAGAGATATGCAAGCGCAATTACTAGACTCAATGGATTTAGAGCGTGAGCGCGGTATTACAATTAAATTAAATGCAGTAAAGCTTAAATATGAAGCTAAAAATGGAGAATCTTATATTTTCCACTTGATTGATACACCAGGACACGTCGATTTTTCCTATGAAGTGTCACGTTCATTAGCAGCATGTGAAGGAGCTATTCTCGTTGTTGATGCTGCTCAAGGCATTGAAGCTCAAACATTAGCAAATGTTTATCTTGCTTTAGATAATGATTTAGAACTGCTTCCTGTCGTGAATAAAATCGATTTGCCAGCTGCAGAACCAGAACGTGTCAAACAAGAATTAGAAGACGTAATAGGTATAGATCAAGATGATGTGGTTCTTGCAAGTGCAAAATCAAACATTGGTATCGATGAAATTTTGGAAAAAATAGTTGAAACTATTCCAGCACCAAGCGGAGACCCATCTGCACCACTTAAAGCACTAATCTTTGATTCGGAATATGATCCATACAGAGGGGTTATTTCATCTATACGAATTGTAGATGGTGTGGTTAAAGCTGGAGATAAAATAAAAATGATGGCAAGCGGTAAAGAATTTGAAGTTACTGAAGTCGGTATTAATACACCTAAACAATTACCAGTTGATGAATTAACAGTAGGTGATGTAGGTTATATCACTGCAAGCATAAAAAATGTAGATGATTCACGTGTAGGTGACACTATTACACACGCTGACCAACCGGCAGAACAACCTTTAAAAGGTTATAAAAAAATGAATCCAATGGTTTATTGTGGTTTATTCCCAATCGATAATAAAAAATATAATGATCTTCGAGAAGCTTTAGAAAAGTTGCAATTAAATGATGCCTCACTTGAGTTTGAACCAGAAACTTCACAAGCATTAGGTTTTGGTTTCCGTACTGGATTCTTAGGCATGTTGCATATGGAGATAATTCAAGAACGTATTGAAAGGGAGTTTGGAATTGAATTAATTGCAACGGCTCCATCTGTAATATATGAATGTATCTTAAAAAATGGAGACAAGGTTATTGTAGATAATCCTTCTAAAATGCCTGAAAGAGACCAAATCGAAGAAATATATGAACCTTATGTTCGAGCGACTATTATGGTGCCGAATGATTATGTAGGGGCAGTAATGGAACTATGTCAACGTAAACGTGGGCAATTTATTAATATGGACTACTTGGATGATATTCGTGTAAATATCATATATGATATACCTTTATCTGAAGTCGTATTTGACTTTTTTGACCAAATTAAATCAAACACTAAAGGGTATGCATCTTTTGATTACGAATTAACAGGCTATAAAGAAAGTAATCTAGTTAAAATGGATATACTTCTCAATGGAGATAAGGTAGATGCATTAAGTTTTATTGTGCATAAGGAATTTGCGTATGAACGTGGTAAAGCCTTAGTAGAGAGGTTAAAAACGTTAATTCCACGACAACAATTCGAAGTACCTGTACAAGCCGCTGTAGGTCAAAAAATAGTTGCTCGTACAAATATAAAATCAATGGGTAAAAATGTATTATCTAAATGTTATGGTGGGGATATTAGCCGTAAACGTAAACTATTAGAAAAACAAAAAGCCGGTAAAGCTAAAATGAAAGCAGTCGGAAATGTTGAAATTCCTCAAGATGCCTTTTTAGCTGTATTAAAAATGGATGAAGATTAATAAAAGGTTGGGGCGATTTACATGTCCCACCTTTTTATTTTGAAGTTCAATCCCTAAGGAGTTAAAAAATGGAAACCAAAAGTGCTTATATTCATATTCCATTTTGTGTGCGAATATGTACATATTGCGATTTCAATAAGTATTTTATTCAAAATCAACCTGTGGACGAATATTTAAATTGTTTAATCAAGGAATTAAGTCAACCAAATAAGAAAGAATTAAATACAATGTTTGTCGGCGGCGGAACACCGACAGCTTTAAGTACTCAACAATTAGAAAAATTATTAAAAGCTATTAATGATAATTATATTATTAAAAATGAATATACATTTGAAGCAAATCCTGATGAGCTAACAAATGAAAAAGTGCAATTATTAAAAGATTATGGTGTCAATCGCCTTTCTATGGGGGTACAAACATTCGATCAATCTTTATTAAAAATACTTGGTAGAACACATAATACAAATGATATTTACCAAGCAGTGAATCTAGCAAACAAATTTGATATTAATTCAATTAGTTTAGATTTAATGTATCATTTACCTGGACAAACAATACATCAATTTGAAGAAAGTTTAGATATAGCATTATCAATGGATATTAATCATATTTCAAGCTATGGTTTAATTCTTGAACCCAAAACACAATTTTACAATATGTACAGAAAAGGTAAATTAAAACTGCCTAATGAAGATTTGGGAGAAGAAATGTATGATTTACTCCTTGATAAAATTCAAAATTCAAATATGCACCAGTATGAAATTTCAAATTTTAGCCAAGTCAATCATGAATCAGAACATAATAAAGTTTATTGGAAAAATGAATATTACTATGGGTTTGGCGCAGGTGCAAGCGGATATGTAGATGGTGTAAGATATTCTAATGTTAACCCAGTTAATCATTATATTAAAAAAATTAAAAATGGAGAAAAACCAATTCTTCAGTCTACAATACCTAATTTTAAAGAACAAATTGAAGAACAAATGTTTTTAGGACTAAGAATGAACAAAGGTGTTTCCAAAAAAACATTTGAAAATAGATTTGATAAACGCCTTGATGATATCTATTCAAATGAATTAAATGATTTGATTAGCAAAGGATTAATCGAAGATAAAGGTGAATATGTCAAATTGACTGAAAGAGGAAAAGTAATAGGAAATGAAGTCTTCGAGGCTTTTTTGATTGATTAAAAAGAACATTTTTCACTACTAATGCTTTAACATTGACTTACTTTGACCAATTTGATAAATTATAATTAGCACTTGAGAGAAGAGAGTGCTAATGAGGTGGAAACATGATTACCAATAGACAACAAAGCATTCTGAATGCCATTGTTGAAGATTATGTTGATTATGGTTTGCCTGTGGGATCTAAAACAGTAATTGAAAGACACCAAGTAAATGTAAGTCCGGCGACAATTCGAAATGAAATGAAAATTTTAGAAGGTATGGGATTGATTGAAAAAGCCCATGCTTCTTCCGGTAGATCGCCATCGATTAAAGGTTTTAGGTACTATGTGGACCAATTGTTGGAAAATACTTCTCCTCGGACAGAATTTAATAATCAGCGTCTCAATAAACTTTTAGCTGATTATAATTACAATTTATCAAATGCATTGAGCGTTTATGCAAATGAATTGTCAATGTCAACTAAATATACTACGTTGATTATGAAACCGAATCAGTCGAAAGATTTAATAACTGATGTTCATTTATTTAACACAGTTGCTCATTTAGTTATAATGGTAATTGTGTTTGAATCAGGCAATGTAGAACACCTGCAATTAGCAGTCCCTGAAAAAATTTCTAAAAATCGGTTAGTTCAAATAGCTAACTATATTAAGAGTATATTTAATGCTGATATGAGAAATGATTTTTCAGATGAGACATTTATGCATTCAAATGACTATTTGATTGTTAATCAATTAATCGATTTGTTAAATCAACGATTAAATGATATTACTACTGATATTTTTTTTGGTGGTAAAGCGAATTTAATAGATACTTTGAATGAACAAAATGTTAACTCTATCCAACAAATTCTTCAATATTTAGAGTCCAATAAGATATTGAAATTATTTGAAGATGATAATCACTCTGGTATCGATGTAAAAATCGGTCAAGAAATTGATAATGGTTTAGAAGATATTTCGATTATTCTAAGCGATTATCACATTGACAATCATCTTAAAGGGCACGTAGCAGTTATTGGACCGACAGCTATGCGTTATCAAAATGTGATTCAATTACTATATAAAGTCTAGTAATTAAGTAGTATTGGAGGACAGAAAATGACAGAAAAAGATCAATCAGTTAATAATGAAGAATTTGCTGAAAAAGAAGATAACACAGCAAAAGATTCGAATACTGACGAACAAATTGAAAAAACTGCAAGTGAAGATGATGTACAAAATGATTCTTCAGCAGTTGATGACAAAGAAAAAGAAATCCAACAATTAAAAGAAGAAGTAAACGAACAAGAAGAAAAGTATTTACGTCTTTACGCAGAATTTGAAAATTACAAAAGACGTATTCAAAATGAAAATCAAACATTAAAAACTTATCAAGCTCAGTGTGTTCTAACAGATATCCTTCCTACAATCGATAATATAGAACGTGCGCTTCAAATTGAAGGTGAGGATGAATCATTTAAATCTCTTCAAAAAGGAGTTCAGATGGTTTATGAAAGCTTATTGAGAGCTTTAGAAGAAAACGGTTTAGAAAAAATTGAAGCTGTTGGTCAGCAATTTGATCCAAATTTCCATCAAGCAGTTATGCAAGATGAAGATGATTCGTTTGAATCAAATGCTGTTACTCAAGAACTTCAAACTGGTTATAAGTTGAAAGATCGTGTATTACGACCTTCAATGGTAAAAGTAAACCAATAATAATTTTTATAATTAACTATACAACAAATGAAAATAGGAGGAATTTTTAGTTATGGGTAAAATTATAGGTATTGACTTAGGTACAACAAATTCTTGCGTGGCTGTTTTAGAAGGCGACGAACCTAAAGTTATTCAAAATCCAGAAGGTGCTCGCACAACTCCATCAGTTGTAGCATTCAAAAACGGCGAAACACAAGTAGGTGAAGTTGCTAAACGTCAAGCAATCACAAATCCTAATACTATCCAATCTATTAAACGTGAAATGGGTACTGATTACAAAGTAGACGTTGATGGAAAAAATTATACACCACAAGAAATTTCAGCAATGATTTTACAAAACTTAAAAAGCACTGCTGAAAGCTATTTAGGTGATAAAGTAGATAAAGCCGTTATTACAGTTCCAGCTTATTTTAATGATGCTGAGCGTCAAGCAACAAAAGATGCTGGTAAAATCGCAGGTCTAGAGGTAGAACGTATTATTAATGAACCAACTGCCGCAGCTTTAGCATATGGTCTAGATAAAACTGAACAAGACGAAAAAGTATTAGTATTTGACCTTGGTGGCGGTACTTTCGACGTTTCTATTCTTGAATTAGGAGATGGCGTATTCGAAGTATTATCTACTGCTGGTGACAATAAATTAGGTGGCGATGATTTCGACCAAGTTATTATTGACTACCTTGTTGAAGAATTCAAAAAAGAAAATGGTATCGACTTATCTCAAGATAAAATGGCGTTACAACGTTTGAAAGATGCTGCTGAAAAAGCTAAAAAAGATTTGTCTGGTGTCTCTCAAACTCAAATTTCATTACCATTTATCTCAGCGGGAGAAAGTGGTCCATTACACTTAGAAATTACATTAACTCGTTCTAAATTTGAAGAGTTATCAGATGAATTAGTACGTCGTACTATGGGGCCAACTCGTCAAGCATTAAGCGATGCTGGTTTATCAAGTAATGATATTGATGAAGTAATATTAGTTGGTGGTTCAACTCGTATTCCAGCTGTACAAGAAGCTGTTAAAAAAGAAGTTGGAAAAGAACCAAATAAAAGTGTTAACCCAGATGAAGTTGTTGCAATGGGTGCAGCTATCCAAGGCGGCGTGATTTCTGGCGATGTTAAAGACGTAGTATTATTAGACGTTACACCATTATCATTAGGTATTGAAATCATGGGCGGACGTATGAACACATTAATCGAAAGAAATACAACTATCCCAACATCTAAATCACAAGTATACTCAACTGCTGCAGATAACCAACCTGCTGTTGATATTCATGTATTACAAGGTGAACGCCCAATGGCATCTGACAATAAAACATTAGGAAGATTTTCATTAACTGATATTCCACCAGCTCCACGTGGTGTTCCTCAAATCGAAGTAACTTTCGATATTGATAAAAACGGTATCGTTAATGTAACTGCTAAAGATTTAGGAACTAATAAAGAGCAAAACATTACTATCGAATCAAGTTCTGCTTTATCAGATGATGAAATCGATCGCATGGTTAAAGATGCTGAACAAAATGCTGAAGAAGATAAAAAACGTCGTGAAGAAAGTGACCTTAGAAATGAAGCAGACAGCTTAGTATTCCAAGTTGATAAAACTCTAAAAGATTTAGGTGATAATGTTTCTGAAGATGACAAAAAACAAGCTGAAGATAAAAAAGAAGCATTAAAATCAGCACTTGAAGGTCAAGATTTAGAAGACATTAAAACTAAAAAAGAAGAACTTGAAAAAGTCGTTCAAGAACTATCTATGAAAGTTTATCAACAAGCTCAACAAGGCGATGCTGCAGGTTCAAATCAAAGCGACGTTGAAGATGCTGAGTACACTGAAGTTAAAGACGATGATGATAAAAAAGACAATAAATAATTGATTTTCATATCAATTTTTAAAGCTGCAATAAAATAGAATATTCTTTGCGGCTTCTTGAATTAAAATTTAAGTCAAAGCCAATGAACAATTGGCTTTGACTTTTTATTATTTAACCAACTATACTTTATAAGTGTAAAAATTGAAAAATGTATTTAATAGATAAGGAGAGATCACAGTGGCAAAAAGAGACTATTATGAAGTCTTGGGTGTCAGCAAAGATGCGTCAAAAGACGAAATCAAAAAAGCTTACCGTAAATTGTCCAAAAAATATCACCCAGATATTAACCAAGAAGAAGGCGCCGAAGAAAAATTTAAAGAGATATCAGAAGCTTATGAAGTATTGAGTGATGAAAATAAGCGTGCTAATTATGACCAATTCGGCCACGATGGTCCCCAAGGTGGTTTTGGAGGACAAGGATTTGGTGGCGGCCAAGACTTTGGTGGTTTTGGTGGCGGCTTCGAAGATATATTCAGCTCATTCTTTGGCGGAGGTGCACAACGAGACCCTAATGTACCACGCAAAGGTGATGATTTACAATATACAATGACGGTAACCTTTGAAGAAGCTGCATTTGGTACTGAAAAAGAAATTTCTATTCGTAAGCAAGTAAAATGTGAGACTTGCGATGGATCTGGTGCTAAACCAGGTTCTAAGAAAAAAACTTGCCATTATTGTAATGGTTCAGGTCATGTTTCAGTAGAGCAAAATACTATTTTGGGACGTGTAAGAACTGAAAAAGTTTGTCCTGTTTGTAATGGAACAGGAGAAGAAATAGAAGAACCTTGTCCAACATGTCATGGTAAGGGAACTGAAACTAAAAATGTTAAAATTAAAGTTAAAGTACCAGAAGGTGTTGACAATGACCAACAAATCCGTTTAGCTGGTGAAGGCGCTCCAGGTCACAATGGCGGACCTCAAGGTGACTTATACGTTGTATTCCGTGTGGAACCTTCTGATACTTTCGAACGTGAAGGTGACGATATTTTCTATAACTTAAACGTCAGCTTCCCTCAAGCTGCTTTAGGAGATGAAATCAAAGTTCCTACCTTGAAAGGGCATGTTATGCTAAGTGTTCCTGAAGGTACTCAAAATGGCAAACAATTCCGTATGAAAGAAAAAGGTATTAAGAATGTTCATGGTTATGGATATGGTGATTTATTTATCAATATTAATGTAGTAACACCTACAAAATTAAATGATAAACAAAAATCTATAATGCGCGAATTTGCAGAAGTAAGCGGTGAAGAAATCACTGAGCAACCAACTAATTTCAAAGAACGAGCTCGTAGATTCTTTAAAGGAGAATAGATACCTATGAACTGGATGGAAGTTTCAATTGTTATTAATCATGAAGTACAAGAGTTTGTAACGAGTATACTTGAAGAAAATGAATCTAATGGAGTAGTAATTGAAGACTCTAAAGATTTAGATGGAGAATTAGCCGATAAATTCGGTGAGATTTATGAACTAGACCCAAATGATTATCCTGATACAGGCGTTCGTGTTAAAGCTTATTTTAATGAAATAGATTATTCTGAAGAGCTTAAAAATCAGCTTTTACGTAATATACAAGAACTTGCAGAACTAGATAAAAATATTTTTGATTATAATGAACAAATAATAAAAGAATCCGACTGGGAAAATGAATGGAAAAATTATTTTCATCCTTTTAAAGCATCTAAAAACTTTACAATAGTACCTAGTTGGGAAACTTATCAAAAAGAAAGTGATTCTGAACTTTGTATAGAATTAGATCCTGGTATGGCATTTGGTACTGGTGATCATCCAACTACAAGTATGTGTTTAAATGCTATAGAACAATATGTAAAACCAAGTGACAGTGTGATCGATGTAGGTACTGGCTCAGGAATCTTAAGTATCGCTTGCCACTTGCTTGGTGTAAGACATATTAAAGCTGTCGATTTGGATGAATTAGCTGTAAGAGTAGCTAAAGAAAATTTCGAAAAAAATTCATGTGAAAATGCAATTGAAACGACAACCGGCAATTTATTAAAAGGTGAAACAAATAAATATGATGTTGTTATTGCAAATATCTTAGCTCATATTATTGAAGAAATGATAGAAGACGCTTATAATACTTTAAATGAAGAGGGTCGCTTTATCACTTCAGGTATTATTATAGAGAAGAGCGATGAAATAATTGAACATATGAAGCGTGTAGGTTTCAATATCATTTCTATTAATCACGACAACGGTTGGGCATGTATCGTTGGAGAGAAAGTGAGCAATTAATATGCAAAGATATTTTATAAATCAAAACGCTGATATAAATCAGCGTTTTTTTATTACTGAAAAAGAAGATATTCACCATATTAGTAC
It encodes:
- the hemW gene encoding radical SAM family heme chaperone HemW codes for the protein METKSAYIHIPFCVRICTYCDFNKYFIQNQPVDEYLNCLIKELSQPNKKELNTMFVGGGTPTALSTQQLEKLLKAINDNYIIKNEYTFEANPDELTNEKVQLLKDYGVNRLSMGVQTFDQSLLKILGRTHNTNDIYQAVNLANKFDINSISLDLMYHLPGQTIHQFEESLDIALSMDINHISSYGLILEPKTQFYNMYRKGKLKLPNEDLGEEMYDLLLDKIQNSNMHQYEISNFSQVNHESEHNKVYWKNEYYYGFGAGASGYVDGVRYSNVNPVNHYIKKIKNGEKPILQSTIPNFKEQIEEQMFLGLRMNKGVSKKTFENRFDKRLDDIYSNELNDLISKGLIEDKGEYVKLTERGKVIGNEVFEAFLID
- the holA gene encoding DNA polymerase III subunit delta; the protein is MKENIITIYGEVPELIEKKSKEIVDSYLQEPKDDFNFVSFDLAETEINICIEEILTLPFFSDKKVVVIKNAYLFTGEKGPKDLNQNTDQLLEFIQKYDGQTLVVFEVYNPKLDERKKLVKTLKKETKLIKIEQMSEDEIKNWVKNELNQQYKDIKQDALNLFIELTGINFNLIKQELEKMVLFLGDRPTIVKQDVETIVNRSLEQNVFLLTDYIQKGQKSEAINLVNDLIIMKEEPIKLLALITSNFRLYYQCKILANKGYSQQQIAKTVGAHPFRVKLALRTSRQYELRQLMSIINACAETDYKLKSSYMDKQLILELFILSI
- the grpE gene encoding nucleotide exchange factor GrpE; its protein translation is MTEKDQSVNNEEFAEKEDNTAKDSNTDEQIEKTASEDDVQNDSSAVDDKEKEIQQLKEEVNEQEEKYLRLYAEFENYKRRIQNENQTLKTYQAQCVLTDILPTIDNIERALQIEGEDESFKSLQKGVQMVYESLLRALEENGLEKIEAVGQQFDPNFHQAVMQDEDDSFESNAVTQELQTGYKLKDRVLRPSMVKVNQ
- the dnaK gene encoding molecular chaperone DnaK, which translates into the protein MGKIIGIDLGTTNSCVAVLEGDEPKVIQNPEGARTTPSVVAFKNGETQVGEVAKRQAITNPNTIQSIKREMGTDYKVDVDGKNYTPQEISAMILQNLKSTAESYLGDKVDKAVITVPAYFNDAERQATKDAGKIAGLEVERIINEPTAAALAYGLDKTEQDEKVLVFDLGGGTFDVSILELGDGVFEVLSTAGDNKLGGDDFDQVIIDYLVEEFKKENGIDLSQDKMALQRLKDAAEKAKKDLSGVSQTQISLPFISAGESGPLHLEITLTRSKFEELSDELVRRTMGPTRQALSDAGLSSNDIDEVILVGGSTRIPAVQEAVKKEVGKEPNKSVNPDEVVAMGAAIQGGVISGDVKDVVLLDVTPLSLGIEIMGGRMNTLIERNTTIPTSKSQVYSTAADNQPAVDIHVLQGERPMASDNKTLGRFSLTDIPPAPRGVPQIEVTFDIDKNGIVNVTAKDLGTNKEQNITIESSSALSDDEIDRMVKDAEQNAEEDKKRREESDLRNEADSLVFQVDKTLKDLGDNVSEDDKKQAEDKKEALKSALEGQDLEDIKTKKEELEKVVQELSMKVYQQAQQGDAAGSNQSDVEDAEYTEVKDDDDKKDNK
- a CDS encoding ComEC/Rec2 family competence protein, translating into MAIIKTRKYNILTTGDATVKNESKLLANYLIPRIDILKVGHHGSKTSSSEKFINSIHPHYSVISSGKNNAYKLPNKEVIGRLNKVNSQIYNTQKNGQITFNLDDEIQVLTEQ
- a CDS encoding ComEC/Rec2 family competence protein, which codes for MIYIALAFLDGILLIYNKPLAITLAGLLILIIIRRKVHILLTIFILCQLIISNYWFSNYENTQSKKMDWFKNDRKVSGTYSIFDIHVKNKKFILGKVQINDEEITFTYFPKKLSELKALENLPNYSNCFVLGKIKNDVTISIKPTVTFNKFDISSCKFETSNDISTYIALHKQYSLKRLRDFTPYWQNTFAMITGDVSYISPEILDVEKELGIYHLLAVSSSHVVVIAAIFYFFLNRFNVPKFTTQFLIIFTLFLFAYYTNFAPSALRAILCMTFVILLPKKFYTSLIDILSIVFILLCISSPNIIFDIGFQFSFLITFFILISSPILKSLKSIQSVLAITFISQVSSFVISAYYFNQIQWIGFFSNLLFIPYYSLILFPLAIFTYLYIQLFTTNHFLISLINFFYSLHDQYLIKMFKYFEQLRWFIGELNHVYVTYMVIWIIIIALFTNNFIKSSIIIFIIGSILITKLTTQPQTRFTALNVGQGDSFLFETNNKHRILIDTGGKADKEGDIFEFGKDKEKNSNSISKYHIMPTLKKRGISNLDYIIITHPHADHIGELEYLINHIKIKNIIVNLQSYNNKLLYSLKDICDKNHIKLLNSSDINQITIDDNKIQFLDTSFNESKDI
- the hrcA gene encoding heat-inducible transcriptional repressor HrcA, which produces MITNRQQSILNAIVEDYVDYGLPVGSKTVIERHQVNVSPATIRNEMKILEGMGLIEKAHASSGRSPSIKGFRYYVDQLLENTSPRTEFNNQRLNKLLADYNYNLSNALSVYANELSMSTKYTTLIMKPNQSKDLITDVHLFNTVAHLVIMVIVFESGNVEHLQLAVPEKISKNRLVQIANYIKSIFNADMRNDFSDETFMHSNDYLIVNQLIDLLNQRLNDITTDIFFGGKANLIDTLNEQNVNSIQQILQYLESNKILKLFEDDNHSGIDVKIGQEIDNGLEDISIILSDYHIDNHLKGHVAVIGPTAMRYQNVIQLLYKV
- the lepA gene encoding translation elongation factor 4, which produces MNNEERLERQKNIRNFSIIAHIDHGKSTLADRILENTKSVETRDMQAQLLDSMDLERERGITIKLNAVKLKYEAKNGESYIFHLIDTPGHVDFSYEVSRSLAACEGAILVVDAAQGIEAQTLANVYLALDNDLELLPVVNKIDLPAAEPERVKQELEDVIGIDQDDVVLASAKSNIGIDEILEKIVETIPAPSGDPSAPLKALIFDSEYDPYRGVISSIRIVDGVVKAGDKIKMMASGKEFEVTEVGINTPKQLPVDELTVGDVGYITASIKNVDDSRVGDTITHADQPAEQPLKGYKKMNPMVYCGLFPIDNKKYNDLREALEKLQLNDASLEFEPETSQALGFGFRTGFLGMLHMEIIQERIEREFGIELIATAPSVIYECILKNGDKVIVDNPSKMPERDQIEEIYEPYVRATIMVPNDYVGAVMELCQRKRGQFINMDYLDDIRVNIIYDIPLSEVVFDFFDQIKSNTKGYASFDYELTGYKESNLVKMDILLNGDKVDALSFIVHKEFAYERGKALVERLKTLIPRQQFEVPVQAAVGQKIVARTNIKSMGKNVLSKCYGGDISRKRKLLEKQKAGKAKMKAVGNVEIPQDAFLAVLKMDED
- the rpsT gene encoding 30S ribosomal protein S20, with product MPNIKSAIKRVRTNETAEARNISQKNDMRSAVKHAKAAIAENADNKQELVRVAVKKVDKTAQANLIHNNKADRIKSQLMSADK